Proteins encoded within one genomic window of Dictyoglomus sp.:
- a CDS encoding pectate lyase, with the protein MKFKLLTILALFSIFLFTSGSTQEVILTLEDRPLGFGENTTGGQGGRIVTVDNISDFKKYAQAKEPYIILVKGVIDTSKESAQVNIESNKTIIGITPNAGIVGWGIYLRRVDNVIIRNLTIKNTFENSRNDAITIESSTNVWIDHCTLSSDMIVTPEREKEKDKVDALLDIIRASKGITVSWNIFENSWKCTQVGSSDTSTVDVDARVTYHHNIFRNTNSRHPSVRFGTVHIFNNYYKNILLYGIASRMGAKVIVENNYFEKVPLPITTQFESPQDGYLMEWGNIYVNCGENNITQELDDYSIPYDYYLDDAESIPELLLKEAGAGKKVLLP; encoded by the coding sequence ATGAAGTTTAAGCTTTTAACAATTTTAGCTCTTTTTAGTATTTTTCTTTTCACTTCTGGATCTACTCAAGAAGTTATATTAACCTTAGAGGATAGACCTTTAGGTTTTGGGGAGAATACTACAGGAGGACAAGGGGGAAGAATTGTAACTGTTGATAATATAAGTGATTTTAAAAAGTATGCTCAAGCAAAGGAGCCATATATTATTTTAGTAAAAGGAGTAATTGATACAAGTAAAGAGTCTGCTCAAGTTAATATAGAATCAAATAAAACTATAATAGGAATAACCCCTAATGCAGGAATAGTTGGATGGGGTATTTATCTAAGAAGAGTAGATAATGTAATAATTAGAAATTTGACCATTAAAAATACTTTTGAAAACTCAAGAAATGATGCAATAACTATTGAAAGTTCTACAAATGTTTGGATAGACCATTGTACTTTAAGTAGTGATATGATTGTAACTCCAGAGAGGGAAAAGGAAAAAGATAAGGTAGATGCTCTCCTTGATATTATTAGAGCCTCAAAAGGAATAACTGTTTCATGGAATATTTTTGAAAATAGTTGGAAATGTACTCAGGTGGGAAGTAGTGACACATCTACTGTGGATGTGGATGCAAGGGTGACCTATCATCATAATATATTTAGAAATACAAACTCAAGACATCCTAGTGTAAGATTTGGTACAGTTCATATTTTTAATAATTATTATAAAAATATTCTTCTTTATGGGATTGCATCAAGAATGGGAGCAAAAGTAATAGTTGAAAATAACTACTTTGAGAAAGTTCCTCTTCCTATAACCACTCAATTTGAAAGTCCCCAAGATGGTTATTTAATGGAGTGGGGAAATATTTATGTAAATTGTGGTGAAAATAATATTACTCAGGAGTTAGATGATTATTCTATTCCCTACGACTATTATTTAGATGATGCTGAAAGTATTCCTGAATTACTTTTAAAGGAAGCTGGAGCAGGAAAAAAGGTTTTACTCCCTTAA
- a CDS encoding alpha-glucosidase/alpha-galactosidase yields MENIKIGYIGGGSKGWAWRFMSDLALEESFSGEVRLYDINYESAKINEVIGNRISEQKDAKSKWKYRAVKEIGEALEGADFVIISILPGTLEEMEIDVHLPEKYGIYQSVGDTPGPGGVIRSLRTIPIYMEFAEAIKKYSPSAWVINYTNPMALCVRTLYAVFPKIKAIGCCHEVFKIPKILSLMLKEKEGIEVNPSEIKQNVLGINHFTWVDKISWNGKNLLPLYGEFAERYYYEGYEEEKDRWKKDYFASANRVKFDLYKRFGIIAAAGDRHLAEFFPAKWYLENPEKVKEWKFSLTPVSFRKEQSKFLNEMSEKLARGEMEFPIKPSGEVGVQIMKALLGLSDFITNVNFPNMGQMDSLPKDVIVETNVYITKDNILPIYSGRLPYDVNSWVLRHVMNQEMILEGVLNKDIELIFRAFYNDPLVESKIDRDTARKMFNEMIEGTKRFVPKYLGGEK; encoded by the coding sequence GTGGAAAATATAAAAATTGGGTATATTGGTGGGGGATCTAAAGGTTGGGCTTGGAGATTTATGTCAGATCTTGCCTTGGAAGAAAGTTTTTCAGGAGAAGTAAGATTATATGATATAAATTATGAATCGGCAAAAATTAATGAAGTTATAGGAAATAGGATAAGTGAACAAAAGGATGCAAAAAGTAAATGGAAATATAGAGCAGTAAAAGAAATAGGAGAAGCTTTAGAGGGAGCGGATTTTGTTATCATATCTATTCTTCCTGGAACTCTCGAAGAAATGGAGATAGATGTTCATCTTCCTGAAAAATATGGAATTTATCAATCAGTAGGGGATACTCCAGGACCGGGAGGAGTGATTAGAAGTTTAAGAACAATTCCTATATATATGGAATTTGCAGAAGCAATAAAAAAATATTCTCCATCCGCTTGGGTGATAAATTATACAAACCCTATGGCTCTATGTGTTAGAACATTATACGCAGTATTTCCTAAGATAAAAGCTATTGGTTGTTGTCATGAGGTTTTTAAAATCCCAAAAATTCTTTCCTTAATGTTAAAGGAAAAGGAAGGCATAGAAGTAAATCCATCAGAGATTAAACAAAATGTGCTTGGTATAAATCATTTTACATGGGTAGATAAAATATCTTGGAATGGAAAAAATCTTTTGCCTCTTTATGGAGAATTTGCTGAAAGATATTACTATGAAGGATATGAGGAAGAAAAAGATCGATGGAAGAAAGATTATTTTGCATCTGCTAATAGAGTTAAATTTGATCTTTACAAAAGATTTGGAATAATTGCAGCAGCAGGAGACAGACATTTAGCAGAGTTTTTCCCTGCAAAATGGTATCTAGAAAATCCTGAAAAGGTAAAAGAATGGAAATTTTCTCTTACTCCCGTTTCTTTTCGTAAAGAACAGTCAAAATTTCTTAATGAAATGAGTGAAAAACTTGCAAGAGGAGAAATGGAGTTTCCCATTAAACCTTCGGGAGAAGTTGGGGTTCAAATAATGAAGGCTTTACTAGGTCTTTCTGATTTTATAACCAATGTAAATTTTCCCAATATGGGACAAATGGATTCTCTTCCCAAAGATGTTATTGTGGAAACTAATGTATATATTACAAAAGATAATATTTTGCCAATATACTCTGGAAGACTTCCTTATGACGTGAATTCTTGGGTTTTGAGACATGTTATGAATCAGGAAATGATTCTTGAAGGAGTTCTAAATAAAGATATAGAGCTTATTTTTCGTGCCTTTTATAATGATCCATTAGTTGAAAGCAAAATAGATAGAGATACTGCAAGAAAAATGTTTAATGAGATGATAGAAGGTACTAAAAGATTTGTTCCTAAGTATTTAGGGGGAGAAAAGTAG
- a CDS encoding carbohydrate ABC transporter permease: MRNKTLNKFIYYLFVTLVAFLMVYPALWMFSSSLKQPWEIFSDVLNLIPKEPNFHNYKEGWQGFGGITFATFFKNSFIVAGLGTIGTVISSTLVAYGLARIPFIGRRLWFTTVILTLMLPMQVQIVPRYILFMRLGWVNTFRPLIVPAFLGGPFFIFMIMQFIRGLPKELDESAFIDGAGRFGIFYHIILPNLKPVITTAAIFSFYWAWNDFMGPLVYLNSPEKYTVSVALRAFSDPSAVTNWGAVFAMSTLSLIPVLIIFVFFQKYIVEGVSTTGLRG, translated from the coding sequence GTGAGAAATAAAACTTTAAATAAATTTATTTACTATCTTTTTGTAACCCTTGTTGCCTTTTTAATGGTTTATCCTGCTCTTTGGATGTTTAGCAGTTCCTTAAAGCAACCCTGGGAAATATTTTCTGATGTTCTTAATCTTATTCCTAAGGAACCAAATTTTCATAACTATAAAGAAGGATGGCAAGGTTTTGGAGGAATAACTTTTGCTACATTTTTTAAAAATTCCTTCATTGTAGCAGGTTTAGGCACTATTGGTACTGTGATTTCCTCTACTCTTGTTGCCTATGGACTTGCAAGGATTCCCTTTATAGGTCGAAGACTCTGGTTTACTACTGTAATTCTCACATTAATGCTTCCTATGCAGGTTCAAATTGTTCCAAGATATATTCTTTTCATGAGGTTAGGCTGGGTGAATACCTTCAGACCTCTGATTGTTCCTGCTTTCTTAGGTGGTCCCTTCTTTATCTTTATGATAATGCAATTTATAAGGGGTCTTCCTAAGGAGCTTGATGAGTCCGCTTTTATAGATGGGGCAGGAAGATTTGGAATTTTCTATCATATAATTCTTCCCAATTTAAAGCCTGTAATAACTACTGCCGCAATCTTCTCTTTCTACTGGGCATGGAATGATTTTATGGGACCCTTGGTTTATTTAAATAGTCCTGAAAAATATACTGTTTCTGTTGCTCTCCGTGCTTTTTCTGATCCCTCTGCGGTAACTAACTGGGGAGCAGTTTTTGCTATGTCTACTTTATCTCTAATCCCAGTTTTAATAATATTTGTGTTCTTCCAAAAATATATTGTGGAAGGGGTTTCAACTACTGGTCTTCGAGGATAA
- a CDS encoding sugar ABC transporter permease → MKKLTRKRKHDLLMGYIFVSPWIIGFLAFIVFPLITSLYLSFTSYDILSSPRIVGFANWIRMFTQDQRFWNATKATFKFVIFEVPLRLIFAFLVALIFSLRESKLLNLYRAIYYIPSLIGGSVAIAVVWRQVWGVDGIINALLSIFGIKGMNWLGDPRTAIWTLILLAVWQFGSPMLIFLAALKQVPRELYEAAYIDGAGFWKRLATITLPMITPVILFNLINQMIHGFMAFTQSYIITQGGPLDSTLFYAVYMYRKGFNDFEMGYASALAWFMLALVGILTIIIFKTSRRWVYYEAEEGV, encoded by the coding sequence ATGAAAAAACTTACAAGAAAAAGAAAACATGATCTTCTTATGGGATACATTTTTGTAAGCCCTTGGATAATTGGATTTTTGGCTTTTATAGTCTTTCCCTTAATAACATCTCTTTATCTTTCTTTTACCAGTTATGATATTTTATCTTCACCAAGAATAGTAGGATTTGCTAATTGGATAAGAATGTTTACTCAAGATCAAAGATTTTGGAACGCAACAAAGGCAACTTTTAAATTTGTGATCTTTGAGGTTCCTTTAAGACTTATTTTTGCTTTTTTAGTTGCATTAATCTTTAGTTTAAGAGAAAGTAAACTTTTGAATTTATATCGTGCTATATATTATATTCCTTCTCTTATTGGAGGAAGTGTAGCTATTGCAGTTGTTTGGAGACAAGTCTGGGGAGTAGATGGAATTATTAATGCTCTACTTTCCATTTTTGGTATAAAAGGCATGAACTGGCTTGGTGATCCCAGAACTGCTATATGGACCCTTATTTTGCTTGCGGTTTGGCAATTTGGATCTCCCATGCTAATATTTTTAGCAGCATTAAAGCAAGTCCCAAGGGAGTTATATGAAGCTGCCTATATTGATGGGGCTGGTTTTTGGAAGAGACTAGCTACTATAACTCTTCCCATGATTACGCCAGTCATTCTATTTAACTTGATAAACCAAATGATACATGGTTTTATGGCATTTACTCAGTCTTATATTATTACTCAAGGTGGACCTTTGGATTCTACTTTGTTTTATGCGGTTTACATGTATAGAAAAGGATTTAATGATTTTGAAATGGGTTATGCTTCTGCTCTTGCGTGGTTTATGTTAGCTCTTGTCGGAATATTAACTATTATAATCTTTAAGACCTCTCGAAGATGGGTCTATTATGAGGCAGAGGAGGGAGTATAG
- a CDS encoding sugar ABC transporter substrate-binding protein: protein MKKFLKVFLLISILITFILSVSQSQQQITLRIMWWGSQDRHNRTLRVIDLFQKKYPHIRLVAEYTGWSEYYTKLTTMAAGGNIPDIMQQDHAYIRGWVDKGLLLPLDELVAEGVINLKDVPQSIIDSGKLYGKLYAINLGNNSQAFAIDPDAFKKAGIPLPPALWTWEDFKRIARIIKNKLGIYGAAENLGDHNVFRVWTLEHGGYLFSEDGKSLGYENDEVYASFYRMLLELQDEGVIPSREVEVARGSVSPEQRFICLGKAAMQFTWSNQLTAMSRALQGKVLKLYMIPTLNRKVGNFLKPSMFFTINAKTRYPKEAAMFINFFINDIEAAKILMAERGVPVSRKVQKALEPHLTAVEKEMFNFIAFMTKYGHPTPPPDPERWPEIYNNVFTPLYDQIMYKKITPEEAAKRFREQVTAILRK from the coding sequence CAAATTACTTTAAGAATAATGTGGTGGGGTTCTCAAGACAGGCACAACAGAACCCTACGAGTTATTGACCTTTTCCAAAAGAAATATCCTCATATTAGACTTGTAGCAGAGTATACAGGATGGTCAGAGTATTATACAAAACTTACTACTATGGCAGCAGGTGGTAATATTCCAGATATAATGCAACAAGATCATGCCTATATTAGAGGTTGGGTAGATAAAGGCTTACTTCTTCCCCTAGATGAATTAGTAGCAGAAGGAGTAATTAACTTAAAGGATGTACCTCAGTCTATAATTGATTCAGGAAAATTATATGGAAAACTTTATGCAATAAACTTGGGAAATAACTCTCAAGCTTTTGCTATTGATCCTGATGCTTTCAAAAAAGCAGGAATACCTCTTCCTCCAGCTCTATGGACTTGGGAAGATTTCAAGAGAATTGCAAGAATTATTAAAAATAAACTTGGAATTTATGGCGCTGCTGAGAACTTAGGAGATCACAATGTATTTAGAGTATGGACTTTGGAACATGGTGGATATCTCTTCAGTGAAGATGGAAAATCCTTAGGATATGAAAATGATGAGGTATATGCAAGCTTCTACAGAATGCTTCTTGAATTGCAAGATGAAGGAGTAATACCTTCAAGGGAAGTAGAAGTAGCAAGGGGTAGTGTAAGTCCTGAGCAAAGGTTTATCTGTCTTGGAAAAGCTGCAATGCAATTTACATGGAGTAATCAGTTAACAGCAATGAGCAGAGCATTACAAGGAAAAGTATTAAAACTATACATGATTCCAACACTAAATAGAAAAGTTGGCAACTTCTTAAAACCTTCCATGTTCTTTACTATAAATGCAAAAACTAGGTATCCAAAAGAAGCAGCTATGTTTATTAACTTCTTTATTAATGATATTGAAGCAGCAAAAATTCTTATGGCAGAAAGAGGAGTTCCAGTTTCTAGGAAGGTTCAAAAAGCTCTTGAACCTCACTTAACAGCTGTTGAAAAAGAGATGTTTAACTTTATAGCTTTTATGACAAAATATGGTCATCCAACTCCACCACCAGACCCAGAAAGATGGCCAGAAATTTACAACAATGTATTTACTCCTCTTTATGATCAGATTATGTATAAGAAGATTACTCCAGAAGAAGCTGCAAAGAGGTTTAGAGAGCAAGTTACTGCAATACTACGAAAATAA